A genomic region of Streptomyces sp. R33 contains the following coding sequences:
- a CDS encoding alpha/beta hydrolase fold domain-containing protein, protein MPSLRSRALSVALIAVGRRRRFASAEAVRARVAESARRPASHLPPRSLGRVADVSRTFVGAWPVYDASPRGVEPAAQVLYVHGGGYINELVRPHWSMIRTLVTEAQARVVVPAYILAPRGTADRTVPVAADLLSGLIASGGAGGTVLIGDAAGAGMALAAAQRLRDRTGAQPSRIVLISPWLDLTMSHPDQAAIEAADPVQARPGLLEAGRLYAGTLATDDPRVSPLRGSFAGLAPLTVFTGTRDVLTTDSRELLRRARADGVDVEFHEEPGLPHGYPLLPVPEGRAARDRIVELIRSAAEE, encoded by the coding sequence GTGCCGAGTCTGCGCAGCAGAGCGCTGTCGGTCGCGCTGATCGCGGTGGGTCGGCGAAGACGGTTCGCGAGTGCCGAGGCGGTACGCGCGCGGGTGGCCGAGTCGGCCCGCCGGCCGGCGTCGCACCTGCCGCCGCGCTCGCTGGGCCGGGTCGCCGACGTCTCCCGTACCTTCGTCGGTGCCTGGCCGGTGTACGACGCCTCGCCGCGCGGGGTCGAGCCCGCGGCCCAGGTGCTGTACGTGCACGGCGGCGGGTACATCAACGAGCTGGTCCGGCCGCACTGGTCGATGATCCGGACCCTCGTCACGGAGGCGCAGGCCCGTGTCGTCGTACCGGCGTACATACTTGCCCCGCGCGGGACCGCGGACCGGACGGTTCCGGTGGCCGCGGACCTGCTCAGCGGGCTGATCGCGAGCGGCGGAGCGGGCGGGACCGTGCTGATCGGGGACGCGGCGGGAGCCGGGATGGCGCTGGCCGCCGCCCAGCGGCTGCGCGACCGTACGGGGGCGCAGCCGTCGCGGATCGTGCTGATCTCGCCCTGGCTGGACCTGACCATGAGCCACCCGGACCAGGCGGCCATCGAGGCCGCCGACCCGGTGCAGGCGCGGCCGGGGCTGCTGGAGGCCGGCCGGCTGTACGCGGGCACCCTGGCCACGGACGACCCGCGGGTGAGCCCCCTGCGCGGCTCGTTCGCAGGGCTGGCGCCGCTGACGGTGTTCACCGGTACCCGGGACGTGCTGACCACCGACAGCCGGGAGCTGCTGCGCCGGGCCCGTGCGGACGGGGTCGACGTGGAGTTCCACGAGGAGCCGGGGCTGCCCCACGGGTACCCGCTGCTGCCGGTGCCGGAGGGACGGGCGGCCCGGGACCGGATCGTGGAGCTGATCAGGTCGGCCGCCGAGGAGTGA